A single region of the Plantactinospora soyae genome encodes:
- a CDS encoding NAD(P)H-dependent glycerol-3-phosphate dehydrogenase, with the protein MTHVVVLGAGSWGTAFAKVLADAGRDVVVWARRPEVAEAIRSTRTNPDYLPQLRLPAGVRATTDAAEAISGSDLVVLAVPAQTLRGNLAEWARHLEPDSTLVSLMKGIELGTTKRMSEVIVETAGVAADRVAVVSGPNLAAEIGSEQPAATVVACTDTDRATEVQNSVNTPYFRPYTNDDVIGTELGGAVKNVIALAYGITTAMGLGDNTRATLITRGLAETARLGVALGADPLTFAGLAGLGDLVATCSSPLSRNRTFGERLGRGETLEQAQAATRQTAEGVKSCLAIRDLSRAHGVEMPITEQVERVCHEGADPHTAMAVLMSRKPRPE; encoded by the coding sequence ATGACCCACGTCGTGGTGCTCGGCGCCGGCTCCTGGGGTACGGCGTTCGCGAAGGTGCTCGCCGACGCCGGCCGGGACGTGGTCGTCTGGGCCCGCCGGCCCGAGGTGGCGGAGGCGATCCGGTCCACCCGGACCAATCCCGACTACCTGCCGCAACTGCGGTTGCCGGCGGGGGTGCGGGCCACCACCGACGCCGCCGAGGCGATCTCCGGCTCCGATCTCGTCGTGCTGGCCGTGCCGGCGCAGACCCTGCGGGGCAACCTGGCGGAGTGGGCCCGGCACCTCGAACCCGACTCGACGCTGGTCTCCCTGATGAAGGGCATCGAGTTGGGTACCACGAAGCGGATGAGCGAGGTGATCGTGGAGACCGCCGGGGTCGCCGCCGACCGGGTCGCGGTCGTCTCCGGCCCCAACCTGGCCGCCGAGATCGGCAGTGAACAGCCGGCGGCGACCGTGGTCGCCTGTACCGACACGGATCGGGCGACCGAGGTGCAGAACTCCGTCAACACGCCGTACTTCCGGCCGTACACCAACGACGACGTGATCGGCACCGAACTGGGCGGGGCGGTGAAGAACGTGATCGCGTTGGCGTACGGGATCACCACCGCGATGGGGCTCGGCGACAACACCCGGGCGACCCTGATCACCCGCGGGCTGGCCGAGACGGCCCGGCTCGGGGTGGCCCTGGGCGCCGACCCGCTCACCTTCGCCGGACTGGCCGGGCTCGGCGACCTCGTCGCCACCTGCTCCTCGCCGTTGTCCCGCAACCGCACCTTCGGCGAGCGGCTGGGCCGGGGGGAGACCCTGGAGCAGGCCCAGGCGGCGACCCGGCAGACGGCCGAGGGCGTGAAGAGCTGCCTGGCGATCCGGGACCTGTCCCGGGCGCACGGGGTGGAGATGCCGATCACCGAGCAGGTCGAGCGGGTCTGTCACGAGGGTGCCGACCCGCACACCGCGATGGCGGTGCTGATGAGTCGCAAGCCGAGGCCGGAGTGA
- a CDS encoding cystathionine gamma-lyase codes for MTGAAHGPPDLSGYGDGTRCVHAGLPEPVPGEPFLPGPVFAAPYHLDPAAEPYATTPNGYGRPDNPTRRGLEAAIGELEGGDCLAFASGQAAITAVLLSVLRPGDRVLLPTDGYFPVRAFATETLAGLGVRVDFVPTAGPYPALDGVRLVLVETPANPGLDVCDVAELAERAHAAGALLAVDNTTATPLGQQPLDLGADLVVASGTKALTGHSDLLLGYVASRNAELLDAVRAWRTTTGSIPGAFDAWLAHRSLATLDLRLARQSANAAAVAVALRDRSDVRGVRWPGLPDDPAYPVASRQLRRVPGIVSFDLGDAGRVARFLTASRLVFAATSFGGLHTSADRRAQWGDDVPAGFVRFSCGVEDTADLLADLHAALDAADGRQRTDPRQ; via the coding sequence GTGACCGGGGCGGCGCACGGCCCGCCCGACCTCTCCGGGTACGGCGACGGCACCCGGTGCGTACACGCGGGTCTGCCGGAGCCGGTGCCGGGGGAGCCGTTCCTGCCCGGTCCGGTCTTCGCCGCGCCCTACCATCTCGATCCGGCGGCCGAGCCGTACGCGACGACCCCGAACGGGTACGGGCGACCGGACAACCCGACCCGGCGTGGGCTGGAGGCGGCGATCGGCGAGCTGGAGGGTGGAGACTGTCTCGCCTTCGCCAGCGGGCAGGCCGCGATCACCGCCGTACTGCTCTCGGTGCTCCGCCCCGGTGACAGGGTGCTGCTTCCCACCGACGGCTACTTCCCGGTTCGGGCCTTCGCCACGGAGACGCTGGCCGGTCTCGGGGTACGCGTCGACTTCGTACCGACCGCCGGGCCGTATCCGGCGCTCGACGGCGTACGACTGGTGCTGGTCGAGACGCCGGCCAATCCGGGCCTGGACGTCTGCGACGTGGCCGAACTGGCGGAGCGGGCGCATGCCGCCGGCGCACTGCTCGCGGTCGACAACACCACCGCCACGCCGCTCGGGCAGCAACCGCTGGACCTGGGGGCCGACCTGGTGGTCGCGTCCGGTACGAAGGCGCTGACCGGGCACTCCGACCTGCTTCTCGGGTACGTGGCCAGCCGGAACGCCGAACTGCTCGACGCTGTCCGGGCCTGGCGGACCACCACCGGATCGATCCCCGGTGCCTTCGACGCGTGGCTGGCACACCGGTCACTGGCCACCCTGGATCTGAGGTTGGCCCGGCAGAGCGCCAACGCGGCGGCGGTGGCGGTGGCACTCCGGGACCGGTCCGACGTCCGGGGCGTACGGTGGCCCGGGCTGCCCGACGATCCGGCGTACCCGGTGGCCAGTCGGCAGCTTCGGCGGGTGCCCGGAATCGTGTCGTTCGACCTCGGCGACGCCGGGCGGGTGGCGCGGTTCCTGACCGCCAGCCGGTTGGTCTTCGCGGCGACCTCCTTCGGCGGCCTGCACACCAGCGCCGACCGGCGGGCCCAGTGGGGTGACGACGTTCCCGCCGGCTTCGTCCGGTTCTCCTGCGGGGTCGAGGACACCGCGGACCTGCTCGCCGACCTGCACGCGGCACTGGACGCGGCCGACGGACGACAGCGGACCGACCCCCGCCAGTGA